In Brachypodium distachyon strain Bd21 chromosome 2, Brachypodium_distachyon_v3.0, whole genome shotgun sequence, one genomic interval encodes:
- the LOC100827668 gene encoding probable receptor-like protein kinase At2g42960 isoform X2, whose protein sequence is MSTSENLRTELLSRTPPFGLRLWVVLGISIWAAILFVLGCICFLLIYWRKRGNHGDIAEPEIPDVTKEIAVDEVGSRAFVENICVQESHIFPVKERCTEKDSGKKFTHSITSKSSGDCNLIECSSVHQYDRTQGFYSGDEGSSAYDKREYSKCASMSPRSGLPELSHMGLGHWFTLRDLEHATNGFSNEYIIGEGGYGVVYHGHLTNGTDVAIKKLFNNMGQAEKEFRVEVEAIGHVRHKNLVRLLGYCIEGSHRMLVYEYISNGNLEQWLHGTMRQQGVLTWEARIKITLGIAKALAYLHEGIEPKVIHRDIKSSNILVDEEFNGKLSDFGLSKLLGEGKSHITTRVMGTFGYVAPEYVNTGLLNEKSDVYSFGVLLLEAVTGRDPVNYGRPANEVHMVEWLKLMVGSRRAEEVVDPDIEVKPTKQALKRALLVALKCVDPIADRRPTMGQSVRMLEAEDVPSREDRRRSRPVQVGGGEV, encoded by the exons ATGTCAACCAGTGAAAACTTGCGCACAGAGTTATTGTCCAGGACTccgccttttggtttgagacTATGGGTTGTGCTTGGCATAAGCATTTGGGCTGCAATTCTGTTTGTCTTAGGCTGCATATGCTTCCTGTTGATATACTGGAGGAAACGAGGGAATCATGGTGACATTGCTGAGCCTGAAATCCCGGATGTAACCAAAGAAATTGCAGTTGATGAAGTGGGCAGCCGAGCTTTTGTAGAGAACATCTGTGTTCAAGAAAGTCACATCTTTCCGGTGAAGGAGAGATGTACTGAGAAAGATTCAGGGAAAAAGTTCACTCACTCTATTACGAGCAAATCAAGTGGTGACTGTAATTTGATTGAGTGCAGCTCAGTACACCAATATGATAGGACTCAGGGGTTTTATTCTGGTGATGAAGGCAGCTCAGCGTATGATAAGAGGGAGTACTCCAAGTGTGCCAGCATGTCTCCCCGGTCTGGTCTCCCAGAGTTATCTCATATGGGTTTGGGTCATTGGTTTACTCTCAGAGATTTGGAGCATGCAACAAATGGGTTCTCTAATGAGTATATCATTGGAGAGGGCGGATATGGTGTTGTTTACCATGGCCATCTTACAAATGGAACTGATGTTGCAATAAAGAAACTTTTTAATAACAT GGGCCAGGCAGAAAAAGAGTTCAGGGTGGAAGTTGAAGCCATTGGTCATGTTAGGCATAAGAATCTTGTCCGACTTCTTGGCTACTGCATCGAGGGAAGCCACAg GATGCTTGTCTACGAATATATCAGCAATGGTAATTTAGAACAGTGGCTGCATGGAACGATGCGTCAACAAGGTGTTCTTACTTGGGAAGCCCGCATAAAAATTACCCTTGGCATTGCTAAAGC ACTGGCTTATTTGCACGAAGGGATAGAGCCAAAAGTTATTCACCGTGATATCAAATCAAGTAATATCCTTGTCGATGAAGAATTCAATGGCAAACTTTCTGATTTTGGATTATCTAAGCTCTTGGGTGAAGGGAAGAGCCATATTACTACTCGAGTTATGGGAACTTTTGG CTATGTAGCCCCTGAATATGTAAATACTGGGCTGCTAAATGAGAAGAGCGATGTGTACAGTTTTGGGGTACTGCTCTTGGAAGCGGTGACTGGAAGGGATCCAGTTAACTATGGCCGGCCTGCTAATGAG GTGCATATGGTGGAGTGGCTTAAACTGATGGTTGGCAGCAGGAGAGCCGAGGAGGTTGTCGATCCTGATATTGAGGTTAAGCCAACTAAACAGGCTCTCAAGCGTGCCCTCCTAGTTGCACTCAAGTGTGTCGACCCCATTGCTGACAGGAGACCTACAATGGGTCAGTCCGTCCGCATGCTTGAAGCAGAGGATGTGCCATCACGAGAG GatcggaggaggagccgaccGGTGCAGGTCGGTGGTGGGGAAGTCTGA
- the LOC100828282 gene encoding uncharacterized protein LOC100828282 isoform X1, with product MDEHRNKLERWFVLLAAKGVQELIFLNRPLPIDLRLPATLFSCASLTRLYLGFWRLPDTAAVPRAATFLNLRELGLCFTIMDDRDLAFMLERSPVLEILTIIGTGNQSGVRLRLVSHSLRCVLLALAHLEDINVVDAPHLERLLPWDVGQHHASMIWGKKCRSRIKIGHAPNLRLLGYLEPGDNEIEISNTVMAAGTKENIVPSVKILAMLVRFGVRNALKKVPGYLRCFPNLETLHVQSRKDDEPSGKVNLKFWQEGGPIKCVLQTMFFYEFRGSRSEVAFLKFIVERAQVLERMVILVASECFSSGEDVNGKVKPLTSAKWNSKVCKLEICKSPLVKGAIQVLGTN from the exons ATGGACGAGCACCGGAACAAGCTGGAGCGCTGgttcgtcctcctcgccgccaagGGCGTCCAAGAGCTCATCTTTCTTAACCGCCCGTTGCCAATTGACCTGCGCCTCCCTGCCACGCTCTTCAGCTGCGCCTCTCTCACACGCCTCTACCTCGGCTTCTGGAGGCTCCCGGACACTGCCGCCgtcccgcgcgccgccacTTTCCTCAACCTCCGGGAGCTCGGCCTCTGCTTCACTATCATGGATGACCGTGATCTCGCCTTCATGCTTGAAAGAAGCCCCGTCCTGGAGATCCTCACCATCATTGGAACTGGAAACCAGAGCGGAgtgcgcctccgcctcgtcaGCCACAGCCTGCGGTGCGTCCTGCTGGCCCTTGCCCACTTGGAGGACATCAACGTGGTGGATGCCCCTCATCTGGAGAGGCTCTTGCCATGGGATGTTGGCCAGCATCACGCTAGTATGATTTGGGGTAAGAAGTGCCGCTCAAGGATCAAGATTGGCCATGCACCCAACCTGCGCCTGCTGGGATACCTTGAGCCAGGAGATAATGAGATTGAGATTAGCAACACCGTCATGGCG GCTGGAACCAAGGAGAACATTGTCCCTTCTGTCAAGATCTTGGCCATGCTGGTGCGATTTGGAGTACGCAATGCTCTCAAGAAGGTGCCTGGCTACCTCAGATGTTTCCCAAACCTCGAGACGCTCCATGTCCAG TCCCGGAAAGATGATGAGCCCAGTGGCAAGGTCAATTTAAAGTTCTGGCAGGAGGGCGGTCCAATCAAATGTGTCCTTCAGACCATGTTTTTCTATGAGTTCCGAGGGTCGAGAAGCGAGGTTGCTTTCCTCAAGTTCATCGTCGAGAGAGCTCAGGTGCTCGAGAGGATGGTTATTCTGGTGGCCAGTGAATGTTTCTCTTCAGGGGAAGATGTGAATGGCAAAGTGAAGCCTCTGACCAGTGCAAAATGGAACAGTAAAGTTTGTAAACTTGAAATCTGCAAGAGCCCATTAGTGAAGGGGGCGATACAGGTTTTAGGCACCAACTAG
- the LOC100828282 gene encoding uncharacterized protein LOC100828282 isoform X4 translates to MDEHRNKLERWFVLLAAKGVQELIFLNRPLPIDLRLPATLFSCASLTRLYLGFWRLPDTAAVPRAATFLNLRELGLCFTIMDDRDLAFMLERSPVLEILTIIGTGNQSGVRLRLVSHSLRCVLLALAHLEDINVVDAPHLERLLPWDVGQHHASMIWGKKCRSRIKIGHAPNLRLLGYLEPGDNEIEISNTVMAAGTKENIVPSVKILAMLVRFGVRNALKKVPGYLRCFPNLETLHVQGFGAVWLG, encoded by the exons ATGGACGAGCACCGGAACAAGCTGGAGCGCTGgttcgtcctcctcgccgccaagGGCGTCCAAGAGCTCATCTTTCTTAACCGCCCGTTGCCAATTGACCTGCGCCTCCCTGCCACGCTCTTCAGCTGCGCCTCTCTCACACGCCTCTACCTCGGCTTCTGGAGGCTCCCGGACACTGCCGCCgtcccgcgcgccgccacTTTCCTCAACCTCCGGGAGCTCGGCCTCTGCTTCACTATCATGGATGACCGTGATCTCGCCTTCATGCTTGAAAGAAGCCCCGTCCTGGAGATCCTCACCATCATTGGAACTGGAAACCAGAGCGGAgtgcgcctccgcctcgtcaGCCACAGCCTGCGGTGCGTCCTGCTGGCCCTTGCCCACTTGGAGGACATCAACGTGGTGGATGCCCCTCATCTGGAGAGGCTCTTGCCATGGGATGTTGGCCAGCATCACGCTAGTATGATTTGGGGTAAGAAGTGCCGCTCAAGGATCAAGATTGGCCATGCACCCAACCTGCGCCTGCTGGGATACCTTGAGCCAGGAGATAATGAGATTGAGATTAGCAACACCGTCATGGCG GCTGGAACCAAGGAGAACATTGTCCCTTCTGTCAAGATCTTGGCCATGCTGGTGCGATTTGGAGTACGCAATGCTCTCAAGAAGGTGCCTGGCTACCTCAGATGTTTCCCAAACCTCGAGACGCTCCATGTCCAG GGATTTGGTGCAGTGTGGCTAGGTTGA
- the LOC100827668 gene encoding probable receptor-like protein kinase At2g42960 isoform X1: MSTSENLRTELLSRTPPFGLRLWVVLGISIWAAILFVLGCICFLLIYWRKRGNHGDIAEPEIPDVTKEIAVDEVGSRAFVENICVQESHIFPVKERCTEKDSGKKFTHSITSKSSGDCNLIECSSVHQYDRTQGFYSGDEGSSAYDKREYSKCASMSPRSGLPELSHMGLGHWFTLRDLEHATNGFSNEYIIGEGGYGVVYHGHLTNGTDVAIKKLFNNMGQAEKEFRVEVEAIGHVRHKNLVRLLGYCIEGSHSHSNCRMLVYEYISNGNLEQWLHGTMRQQGVLTWEARIKITLGIAKALAYLHEGIEPKVIHRDIKSSNILVDEEFNGKLSDFGLSKLLGEGKSHITTRVMGTFGYVAPEYVNTGLLNEKSDVYSFGVLLLEAVTGRDPVNYGRPANEVHMVEWLKLMVGSRRAEEVVDPDIEVKPTKQALKRALLVALKCVDPIADRRPTMGQSVRMLEAEDVPSREDRRRSRPVQVGGGEV; this comes from the exons ATGTCAACCAGTGAAAACTTGCGCACAGAGTTATTGTCCAGGACTccgccttttggtttgagacTATGGGTTGTGCTTGGCATAAGCATTTGGGCTGCAATTCTGTTTGTCTTAGGCTGCATATGCTTCCTGTTGATATACTGGAGGAAACGAGGGAATCATGGTGACATTGCTGAGCCTGAAATCCCGGATGTAACCAAAGAAATTGCAGTTGATGAAGTGGGCAGCCGAGCTTTTGTAGAGAACATCTGTGTTCAAGAAAGTCACATCTTTCCGGTGAAGGAGAGATGTACTGAGAAAGATTCAGGGAAAAAGTTCACTCACTCTATTACGAGCAAATCAAGTGGTGACTGTAATTTGATTGAGTGCAGCTCAGTACACCAATATGATAGGACTCAGGGGTTTTATTCTGGTGATGAAGGCAGCTCAGCGTATGATAAGAGGGAGTACTCCAAGTGTGCCAGCATGTCTCCCCGGTCTGGTCTCCCAGAGTTATCTCATATGGGTTTGGGTCATTGGTTTACTCTCAGAGATTTGGAGCATGCAACAAATGGGTTCTCTAATGAGTATATCATTGGAGAGGGCGGATATGGTGTTGTTTACCATGGCCATCTTACAAATGGAACTGATGTTGCAATAAAGAAACTTTTTAATAACAT GGGCCAGGCAGAAAAAGAGTTCAGGGTGGAAGTTGAAGCCATTGGTCATGTTAGGCATAAGAATCTTGTCCGACTTCTTGGCTACTGCATCGAGGGAAGCCACAg CCATTCAAATTGCAGGATGCTTGTCTACGAATATATCAGCAATGGTAATTTAGAACAGTGGCTGCATGGAACGATGCGTCAACAAGGTGTTCTTACTTGGGAAGCCCGCATAAAAATTACCCTTGGCATTGCTAAAGC ACTGGCTTATTTGCACGAAGGGATAGAGCCAAAAGTTATTCACCGTGATATCAAATCAAGTAATATCCTTGTCGATGAAGAATTCAATGGCAAACTTTCTGATTTTGGATTATCTAAGCTCTTGGGTGAAGGGAAGAGCCATATTACTACTCGAGTTATGGGAACTTTTGG CTATGTAGCCCCTGAATATGTAAATACTGGGCTGCTAAATGAGAAGAGCGATGTGTACAGTTTTGGGGTACTGCTCTTGGAAGCGGTGACTGGAAGGGATCCAGTTAACTATGGCCGGCCTGCTAATGAG GTGCATATGGTGGAGTGGCTTAAACTGATGGTTGGCAGCAGGAGAGCCGAGGAGGTTGTCGATCCTGATATTGAGGTTAAGCCAACTAAACAGGCTCTCAAGCGTGCCCTCCTAGTTGCACTCAAGTGTGTCGACCCCATTGCTGACAGGAGACCTACAATGGGTCAGTCCGTCCGCATGCTTGAAGCAGAGGATGTGCCATCACGAGAG GatcggaggaggagccgaccGGTGCAGGTCGGTGGTGGGGAAGTCTGA
- the LOC100828282 gene encoding uncharacterized protein LOC100828282 isoform X3 encodes MDEHRNKLERWFVLLAAKGVQELIFLNRPLPIDLRLPATLFSCASLTRLYLGFWRLPDTAAVPRAATFLNLRELGLCFTIMDDRDLAFMLERSPVLEILTIIGTGNQSGVRLRLVSHSLRCVLLALAHLEDINVVDAPHLERLLPWDVGQHHASMIWGKKCRSRIKIGHAPNLRLLGYLEPGDNEIEISNTVMAAGTKENIVPSVKILAMLVRFGVRNALKKVPGYLRCFPNLETLHVQMMSPVARSI; translated from the exons ATGGACGAGCACCGGAACAAGCTGGAGCGCTGgttcgtcctcctcgccgccaagGGCGTCCAAGAGCTCATCTTTCTTAACCGCCCGTTGCCAATTGACCTGCGCCTCCCTGCCACGCTCTTCAGCTGCGCCTCTCTCACACGCCTCTACCTCGGCTTCTGGAGGCTCCCGGACACTGCCGCCgtcccgcgcgccgccacTTTCCTCAACCTCCGGGAGCTCGGCCTCTGCTTCACTATCATGGATGACCGTGATCTCGCCTTCATGCTTGAAAGAAGCCCCGTCCTGGAGATCCTCACCATCATTGGAACTGGAAACCAGAGCGGAgtgcgcctccgcctcgtcaGCCACAGCCTGCGGTGCGTCCTGCTGGCCCTTGCCCACTTGGAGGACATCAACGTGGTGGATGCCCCTCATCTGGAGAGGCTCTTGCCATGGGATGTTGGCCAGCATCACGCTAGTATGATTTGGGGTAAGAAGTGCCGCTCAAGGATCAAGATTGGCCATGCACCCAACCTGCGCCTGCTGGGATACCTTGAGCCAGGAGATAATGAGATTGAGATTAGCAACACCGTCATGGCG GCTGGAACCAAGGAGAACATTGTCCCTTCTGTCAAGATCTTGGCCATGCTGGTGCGATTTGGAGTACGCAATGCTCTCAAGAAGGTGCCTGGCTACCTCAGATGTTTCCCAAACCTCGAGACGCTCCATGTCCAG ATGATGAGCCCAGTGGCAAGGTCAATTTAA
- the LOC100828282 gene encoding uncharacterized protein LOC100828282 isoform X2, which yields MDEHRNKLERWFVLLAAKGVQELIFLNRPLPIDLRLPATLFSCASLTRLYLGFWRLPDTAAVPRAATFLNLRELGLCFTIMDDRDLAFMLERSPVLEILTIIGTGNQSGVRLRLVSHSLRCVLLALAHLEDINVVDAPHLERLLPWDVGQHHASMIWGKKCRSRIKIGHAPNLRLLGYLEPGDNEIEISNTVMAAGTKENIVPSVKILAMLVRFGVRNALKKVPGYLRCFPNLETLHVQVNYQEDSGSVELNQ from the exons ATGGACGAGCACCGGAACAAGCTGGAGCGCTGgttcgtcctcctcgccgccaagGGCGTCCAAGAGCTCATCTTTCTTAACCGCCCGTTGCCAATTGACCTGCGCCTCCCTGCCACGCTCTTCAGCTGCGCCTCTCTCACACGCCTCTACCTCGGCTTCTGGAGGCTCCCGGACACTGCCGCCgtcccgcgcgccgccacTTTCCTCAACCTCCGGGAGCTCGGCCTCTGCTTCACTATCATGGATGACCGTGATCTCGCCTTCATGCTTGAAAGAAGCCCCGTCCTGGAGATCCTCACCATCATTGGAACTGGAAACCAGAGCGGAgtgcgcctccgcctcgtcaGCCACAGCCTGCGGTGCGTCCTGCTGGCCCTTGCCCACTTGGAGGACATCAACGTGGTGGATGCCCCTCATCTGGAGAGGCTCTTGCCATGGGATGTTGGCCAGCATCACGCTAGTATGATTTGGGGTAAGAAGTGCCGCTCAAGGATCAAGATTGGCCATGCACCCAACCTGCGCCTGCTGGGATACCTTGAGCCAGGAGATAATGAGATTGAGATTAGCAACACCGTCATGGCG GCTGGAACCAAGGAGAACATTGTCCCTTCTGTCAAGATCTTGGCCATGCTGGTGCGATTTGGAGTACGCAATGCTCTCAAGAAGGTGCCTGGCTACCTCAGATGTTTCCCAAACCTCGAGACGCTCCATGTCCAG GTCAACTATCAGGAAGATTCTGGAAGTGTTGAACTTAATCAGTAG
- the LOC100827978 gene encoding uncharacterized protein LOC100827978: protein MEDRDLAFMLERSPVLEFLTIVGSQTGVRLRLLSHSLRCVQLGHTYLEDIDVVDAPRLERLFQWTTFGAPATLRSRSSRIKIGHAPNLRVLGYLQPGEQEMEISNTVIVAGNKVNIVPSVQILAIEVQFGVRNVIKKVPGFLRCFHNLHTLHVLSDKHEKPTGKVNLKFWHDSGLTCVLTMKVFFYEFRGSRSEVAFLKFIAERARVLEKMVVVVASKYFSSGDDVNAKLKPLTSAKWNSKACKLQLFKSPLTDGGSTLHNPVASDFSFADPFDLMYYEESL from the exons ATGGAGGACCGTGACCTCGCCTTCATGCTGGAAAGAAGCCCCGTCTTGGAGTTCCTCACCATCGTGGGAAGCCAGACTGGAGTGCGTCTTCGCCTCCTCAGCCACAGCCTGCGGTGCGTTCAGCTGGGGCATACCTACTTGGAGGACATCGATGTGGTGGATGCTCCTCGCCTGGAGAGGCTCTTTCAGTGGACGACTTTTGGCGCCCCGGCTACGCTCAGGAGCCGATCCTCCAGGATCAAGATTGGTCATGCACCGAACCTGCGGGTGCTGGGATACCTTCAGCCAGGAGAGCAGGAGATGGAGATTAGCAACACCGTCATTGTG GCTGGTAACAAGGTGAACATTGTCCCCAGTGTCCAGATCTTGGCCATAGAGGTCCAATTCGGAGTTCGCAATGTTATCAAGAAGGTGCCTGGCTTCCTCAGATGTTTTCACAACCTGCACACGCTCCATGTCCTG TCCGATAAACATGAGAAGCCCACTGGCAAGGTCAATCTCAAGTTCTGGCATGATAGTGGCCTTACATGTGTCTTGACCATGAAGGTGTTTTTCTATGAATTCCGAGGGTCAAGAAGCGAGGTCGCTTTCCTCAAGTTCATTGCTGAGAGAGCTCGGGTGCTGGAAAAGATGGTGGTTGTGGTGGCCAGTAAATATTTCTCTTCAGGGGATGATGTGAATGCCAAACTGAAGCCTCTGACCAGTGCAAAATGGAACAGTAAAGCTTGCAAACTTCAACTCTTCAAGAGCCCACTCACTGATGGGGGGTCTACACTTCACAACCCAGTGGCATCTGATTTTTCGTTTGCTGACCCTTTTGACCTCATGTACTATGAAGAATCTCTGTAA